The following proteins are encoded in a genomic region of Desulfosporosinus youngiae DSM 17734:
- a CDS encoding MBL fold metallo-hydrolase has translation MSIHGMHRQNRQDKTQEVRVFNSIVRMLGTTLNVYAYIVDGMLIDSGPHRLQKGIMDFCRQNRPDKIVHTHFHEDHTGNTAYLVKKLQIPAYIHPESLSICRYKGDIPLYRLAFWGPRIGFQAKPLPDFIENEHSRFEVIKTPGHTTDHVVFLEREKGRLFSGDLFLHHKTRVVRRKENIPLLMESLRSLLKENFDTIYCAHGGKIENGYHLIEQKLAYLEELQGQILTLFQKGLSIKEISKEIFPLTPTIAYFSLGEFSSYNLVRSLIEDRM, from the coding sequence ATGTCGATCCATGGAATGCATCGTCAAAATAGGCAGGATAAAACTCAGGAGGTTAGAGTTTTTAACAGTATTGTTCGAATGTTGGGTACTACGCTCAATGTCTATGCTTATATAGTAGACGGAATGCTCATAGATAGCGGTCCCCACAGACTTCAGAAAGGGATCATGGATTTTTGCCGGCAAAACCGACCCGATAAAATAGTGCATACTCATTTTCACGAAGACCATACGGGAAATACGGCATATCTGGTAAAAAAACTTCAAATTCCTGCTTATATACATCCCGAATCATTAAGTATTTGCCGCTATAAAGGGGATATACCGCTCTATCGGTTAGCATTTTGGGGGCCTAGAATAGGCTTTCAAGCAAAGCCGCTGCCTGATTTCATCGAAAACGAACATTCCCGCTTTGAAGTGATTAAAACTCCCGGGCATACCACAGACCATGTCGTATTTTTGGAAAGAGAGAAAGGACGGTTATTCAGCGGGGACCTATTTCTCCATCATAAGACGCGGGTTGTTCGGCGCAAAGAAAATATCCCCCTCCTAATGGAATCTTTACGCTCACTATTGAAGGAAAACTTTGACACCATATATTGTGCTCATGGAGGAAAAATTGAAAACGGATATCATTTAATTGAGCAGAAGCTCGCTTATCTGGAAGAACTACAGGGTCAAATCCTGACTCTTTTCCAGAAAGGCCTGAGTATTAAAGAAATTTCCAAAGAGATCTTTCCTTTAACCCCAACAATTGCATATTTTAGTCTTGGTGAATTTTCTTCTTATAACTTGGTCCGATCACTTATTGAAGATAGGATGTAA
- a CDS encoding desulfoferrodoxin, giving the protein MTNLRDLYVCKICGNVVEVVHTGAPALVCCNQPMEKLEAGTQDASLEKHVPVIEGITGGIKVKVGSEAHPMVEKHFIRFIEVLTKEKVLRAELEPGQAPEASFLVAEDEVLEVREYCNIHGLWKTGK; this is encoded by the coding sequence ATGACAAACTTAAGAGATTTATATGTATGTAAGATTTGTGGAAATGTGGTAGAGGTTGTTCATACGGGAGCACCGGCATTGGTCTGCTGTAACCAACCTATGGAGAAACTAGAGGCGGGTACCCAGGATGCGAGTTTAGAAAAACATGTACCAGTCATTGAAGGGATAACCGGCGGGATCAAAGTTAAGGTTGGCAGCGAAGCTCACCCCATGGTAGAAAAACACTTTATTCGATTTATCGAAGTTCTGACAAAGGAAAAGGTTTTGAGAGCTGAACTTGAACCAGGTCAAGCACCCGAAGCGTCTTTCCTGGTTGCAGAGGACGAGGTTCTTGAGGTCAGAGAATATTGCAATATTCATGGTCTTTGGAAGACTGGCAAGTAA
- a CDS encoding M14 family zinc carboxypeptidase, whose protein sequence is MTRHTVKKGETLYIIAKKYGIDLSSLVSANPTIKNPGMIMPGQVINIPSTAAQRTIVIPRESYGYNEMQNDLNNLQEIYPFIQITSIGSTVMGRSIPAVKLGHGNKEVHYNGSFHANEWITTLLLMKFIEVYAKAYASGKKIGSFNIKSLFDSASLWVVPMVNPDGVQLVQGKIDTNTTVYTNAVQINRGSRDFSGWKANIRGVDLNDQFPAYWETEVSRRASSSPSPRDYPGTAPLSEPESRAMAQFTRSHNFRLVSAFHTQGEEIYWGYRGLEPSESRQIVNRFVEVSGYEAIQYVESDAGYKDWFIQEWRRPGFTIECGHGINPLPISQFWEIWGKVIGIFLMGIYV, encoded by the coding sequence GTGACCAGACACACGGTTAAAAAAGGGGAGACGCTCTATATAATTGCTAAGAAATATGGAATAGACTTAAGCTCGCTAGTTTCGGCCAACCCAACTATCAAAAACCCTGGCATGATTATGCCAGGCCAAGTGATTAACATACCAAGTACCGCGGCTCAGAGAACGATAGTAATTCCCAGAGAGAGCTACGGGTATAATGAAATGCAAAATGATCTTAATAATTTGCAAGAAATCTATCCCTTTATCCAGATCACATCTATCGGATCAACCGTAATGGGACGGTCTATTCCTGCTGTGAAGTTAGGGCATGGGAACAAAGAAGTGCATTACAACGGTTCGTTTCATGCCAATGAGTGGATTACAACCTTATTATTGATGAAGTTTATCGAAGTATATGCCAAAGCCTATGCTTCAGGGAAGAAAATTGGCTCCTTTAATATTAAAAGCTTATTTGACAGTGCTTCTTTATGGGTTGTTCCTATGGTCAATCCAGATGGTGTACAGCTAGTGCAGGGAAAAATCGATACGAACACAACAGTCTATACCAACGCCGTACAAATTAATCGCGGATCCCGGGATTTTAGTGGCTGGAAGGCTAATATTCGAGGTGTGGATTTAAATGATCAGTTTCCTGCTTACTGGGAAACCGAAGTTTCCAGACGAGCGTCCTCAAGCCCATCACCCAGAGACTATCCGGGTACTGCCCCTCTTTCCGAGCCTGAGTCCAGGGCGATGGCTCAGTTTACCAGGTCACATAATTTTCGCTTAGTAAGTGCTTTTCATACTCAAGGTGAGGAGATTTATTGGGGGTATAGGGGATTAGAGCCAAGTGAATCACGGCAGATCGTAAATCGGTTCGTTGAAGTAAGTGGCTACGAAGCCATACAGTATGTGGAAAGTGATGCAGGGTATAAAGATTGGTTTATTCAGGAATGGAGACGGCCAGGATTTACAATCGAGTGCGGACACGGAATTAATCCGCTGCCGATTTCTCAGTTTTGGGAAATTTGGGGCAAGGTAATCGGCATTTTCTTAATGGGTATTTATGTCTAG
- a CDS encoding VWA domain-containing protein, with amino-acid sequence MNGWVFIRLVNALRQVSISISSQDIFDARTCLERYPTLPHKQVIKSLFIHRPQDAAIFETVWKIVVENAQFSEPENSRNGTSEKRIAENSDSQGIGGQGVGRGTGGISLTSIGDRPDLFRISNLIPFSRLEELAGKGIEFEEIVKAVLADIDYYTWINSFDLAYQRGILSEDEWFSHQNTRASILSEIRQKVLMSQVTLDNSWQPLVRQHWLFKPLSTLTEEEKELVRSSIRRWARKLALRPGLRWKSHTKGTIDIARIVRQSVQWDGHFFDLCYRYRIPHAPELVVLCDVSNSMASFVEFLIYLVTCLRTRFRKIRVFFFIDSVWDVTEYVWGDDLSGVKQEIKSWGHKVSLGFSDYGAVFKELAEYKLSEISSQAILMIMGDGKNNYRQAQPEYLARISEKVHKVFWLNPLELKEWSEPDNVMKEYQAYCSKVYRCRSASDLQRIVKDVF; translated from the coding sequence ATGAATGGATGGGTTTTTATCAGGCTAGTAAATGCTCTTAGACAGGTTTCTATATCGATTTCTTCGCAGGATATTTTTGATGCGCGAACTTGCTTGGAGCGATATCCAACCTTACCTCATAAACAAGTTATAAAATCATTATTTATTCATCGGCCCCAAGACGCTGCCATCTTTGAGACGGTTTGGAAAATCGTCGTTGAAAATGCTCAATTCTCCGAACCGGAGAATTCTCGAAACGGGACCTCTGAAAAGAGGATTGCTGAAAACAGTGATAGTCAAGGAATAGGCGGTCAGGGTGTGGGCCGTGGTACGGGAGGTATCAGCCTGACGTCTATAGGGGATAGGCCCGATCTTTTTCGAATTTCTAATTTGATCCCCTTTTCCCGGCTTGAGGAGTTAGCGGGAAAAGGGATAGAGTTTGAAGAGATTGTCAAAGCAGTTTTGGCAGACATTGATTATTATACTTGGATTAATTCCTTTGACTTAGCGTATCAGAGAGGTATTCTTTCTGAGGATGAATGGTTCAGCCATCAAAACACCCGGGCTTCTATCCTGAGTGAAATCCGGCAGAAGGTCTTGATGAGCCAGGTTACGCTTGATAACAGCTGGCAGCCCCTTGTTCGTCAGCATTGGCTATTTAAACCGTTAAGTACCCTAACAGAAGAGGAAAAGGAGCTTGTTAGATCAAGTATTCGAAGATGGGCTCGGAAACTAGCCTTACGGCCAGGGTTGCGCTGGAAATCCCATACTAAAGGGACGATTGACATTGCTAGAATCGTTCGCCAAAGTGTTCAGTGGGATGGACACTTTTTTGACTTGTGCTATCGGTATAGAATTCCCCATGCACCAGAATTGGTGGTACTTTGTGATGTTTCAAATTCCATGGCTTCCTTTGTAGAATTCTTAATCTATTTGGTGACATGTCTAAGAACTCGTTTCCGAAAAATACGGGTATTCTTTTTTATCGATTCAGTTTGGGATGTTACTGAGTATGTTTGGGGGGATGATCTCAGCGGGGTAAAGCAAGAGATTAAGAGCTGGGGGCATAAAGTGAGTTTGGGGTTTTCAGATTATGGAGCGGTCTTTAAGGAGCTTGCCGAGTACAAACTTAGTGAGATATCATCACAGGCAATCCTCATGATCATGGGAGATGGTAAGAACAATTATCGTCAGGCTCAGCCGGAATACCTAGCACGGATTTCTGAAAAAGTACATAAAGTGTTTTGGCTGAATCCCTTAGAACTGAAGGAGTGGTCAGAGCCGGATAATGTCATGAAAGAATACCAAGCCTATTGTTCCAAAGTTTACCGCTGCCGCTCTGCCAGTGACCTGCAGAGAATTGTTAAGGATGTATTCTAA
- a CDS encoding NAD(P)-dependent oxidoreductase codes for MTLTKDTTIIGFVGIGVMGKSMAGHLLKAGYQVLVYNRTKASAEDLINTGAVWQDTIAELAGKSNVIITMVGYPKDVEEVYLGTDGIINHAKSGSYLIDMTTSSPDLSKKIYEKALTLGMYALDAPVSGGDVGAKEARLAIMVGGDKDAFEAMLPIFNCLGKNIVLQGKAGAGQYTKMCNQIAIASNMIGVCEAMAYAQKAGLSPETVLKSIETGAAASFSLSNLAPRMLVNNFEPGFYVKHFIKDMTIALESAEQMGLYTPGLALAKTLYEKLADRGEENSGTQALFKLYLETES; via the coding sequence ATGACACTAACGAAAGATACAACAATTATTGGCTTTGTAGGTATAGGAGTTATGGGTAAAAGCATGGCTGGTCATTTGTTAAAAGCTGGTTACCAGGTGCTTGTATACAACCGGACTAAAGCGAGCGCTGAAGATTTAATTAATACAGGAGCAGTTTGGCAAGATACAATTGCTGAGCTGGCTGGAAAGAGCAACGTTATCATCACCATGGTAGGCTATCCAAAAGATGTTGAGGAAGTATACTTAGGAACCGATGGAATTATCAATCATGCTAAAAGCGGAAGTTACTTAATTGATATGACAACTTCATCGCCGGATCTCTCGAAGAAAATCTATGAAAAAGCCTTGACCTTAGGAATGTATGCGCTTGATGCCCCGGTATCCGGCGGAGACGTTGGTGCAAAAGAAGCCCGCTTAGCTATTATGGTGGGCGGAGATAAAGATGCATTTGAAGCAATGCTTCCTATTTTTAATTGCTTGGGAAAAAACATTGTCTTACAAGGAAAGGCGGGAGCCGGACAATATACAAAAATGTGCAATCAGATTGCCATAGCCTCCAATATGATTGGAGTTTGCGAAGCAATGGCATATGCTCAAAAAGCTGGTTTAAGCCCGGAAACTGTTTTGAAAAGTATTGAAACAGGAGCAGCCGCAAGTTTTTCTTTGAGTAATTTGGCTCCGCGTATGTTAGTCAATAATTTCGAGCCGGGTTTCTATGTTAAACATTTTATCAAGGATATGACGATTGCCTTAGAATCTGCTGAACAAATGGGCCTGTATACTCCAGGGTTAGCTTTGGCAAAGACCCTCTACGAGAAATTGGCGGATCGGGGAGAAGAAAACAGCGGAACACAAGCCTTATTTAAACTTTATCTGGAAACTGAGAGCTGA
- a CDS encoding CoB--CoM heterodisulfide reductase iron-sulfur subunit A family protein, which produces MAHKSILVVGGGVSGLTAAVEASEAGSEVYLVEQKSYLGGRVAQMNQYFPKLCPPNCGLEINFRRIKQNPRIKFFTLAEIEKIDGVEGDYTVTIKLNPRYVNQNCTACGKCSEVCPAERSNEFNYGMDKTKAIYRAHEFAFPMKYVIDGEACLGAECGKCVEVCQYAAIETDMAAKSFDLNVGSIVWATGWEPYDAKKVDYYGFGKHQNVITNVMLERLAASNGPTAGKIVRPSDGKEVKTVAFVQCAGSRDENHLPYCSGVCCMASLKQATYVKAMYPDSKVYMFYIDVRAMGKHEEFYTKVQDDITMIKGKVGEISEDPETKDVIVQVENQLTGEIMKETVDMVVLATGMVPATSNVPDAIAYDEDGFVVSDPQQLGIYGAGCVKKPLDVSSSVKDSTSAALKAIQSTVRR; this is translated from the coding sequence ATGGCGCATAAGAGTATTTTAGTGGTCGGAGGGGGAGTAAGCGGGCTTACAGCCGCTGTTGAAGCTTCCGAAGCAGGAAGTGAGGTCTATCTGGTTGAACAAAAATCCTACCTGGGTGGTAGAGTGGCCCAGATGAACCAGTATTTTCCTAAGTTGTGCCCCCCGAACTGCGGGTTGGAGATTAATTTTAGACGGATTAAGCAAAATCCCCGGATCAAATTCTTCACTTTAGCCGAGATTGAAAAGATTGACGGTGTAGAAGGAGATTATACAGTAACAATTAAATTAAATCCCCGTTATGTAAATCAGAACTGCACAGCTTGCGGTAAATGTTCCGAAGTATGTCCTGCAGAGAGGTCTAACGAATTTAATTATGGGATGGATAAAACCAAAGCTATTTATAGGGCTCATGAGTTCGCTTTCCCAATGAAGTATGTTATAGATGGTGAGGCGTGTTTAGGAGCAGAATGCGGAAAATGCGTTGAGGTATGTCAATACGCCGCTATTGAAACGGATATGGCGGCAAAAAGCTTTGATTTGAATGTTGGATCGATCGTTTGGGCGACGGGTTGGGAACCCTATGATGCCAAGAAGGTTGATTATTATGGTTTTGGTAAGCATCAAAATGTTATTACGAACGTTATGCTGGAGCGTCTAGCTGCTTCAAACGGTCCTACTGCTGGAAAGATTGTTCGTCCTTCCGACGGAAAAGAAGTTAAAACAGTTGCTTTTGTTCAGTGTGCCGGTTCACGTGACGAAAATCATCTGCCCTATTGTTCCGGAGTTTGCTGTATGGCTTCGCTAAAACAGGCAACCTACGTCAAAGCAATGTATCCGGATTCAAAGGTTTATATGTTTTATATAGATGTCAGGGCTATGGGTAAACACGAAGAGTTTTATACCAAAGTCCAAGATGACATTACTATGATCAAGGGAAAAGTTGGCGAAATCTCCGAAGACCCGGAAACTAAAGATGTAATCGTTCAAGTGGAAAATCAGTTGACTGGTGAGATTATGAAGGAAACCGTCGACATGGTTGTACTTGCAACAGGAATGGTACCAGCTACTTCGAATGTACCGGATGCAATAGCCTATGATGAGGATGGCTTTGTTGTTTCCGATCCACAACAACTAGGGATTTATGGCGCAGGATGTGTTAAAAAGCCGTTGGATGTTTCCTCATCGGTTAAAGATTCTACTTCTGCAGCTCTTAAAGCCATTCAATCTACGGTGAGGAGGTAG
- a CDS encoding hydrogenase iron-sulfur subunit: MDKKTGVYICTGCSIGESLKVESLSKVATKEGKVPVCKTHPFLCGAEGVALIKNDIESEGVNTVLIAACSPRVNYDVFEFDSSVIMERVNIREQVIWSQPANDEDTQMMAEDYLRMGLAKVKHIDVPEPYQGVDMVKTLLVVGGGLTGMSAALEAAKAGYKAVLVEKSPVLGGWMNGLFKQAPRKVPFTTPEEVDIAEWIKQVEAHPDITVYTSAEMLEIAGSPGMFDASISHNGATVKERVGSVVLATGAVPYDPTKLDYLGYGKYENVITSQQMEELASKGKIVRPDGKEVQSIAFIQCAGSRDPEHLPYCSATCCVESLKQASYLKEQNPEANVFIFYKDMRAAGQYERLYQQVQKDGGIFVRGEINGITEDGDKNLLIEATDVLSGATIATEGVDMVVLANGMVPTTAFGEDIAAKADAEEDAKEEDGPKPEIIRKSNLLNLAYRQGPEMPTLKYGYADSHFICFPYETRRTGIYAAGSVRAPMDELSSVEDAAGAALKAIQCMESSAKGVAVHPRVGDMSFPDFAMSRCTQCKRCTVECPFGAINEDDKFNPLPNPTRCRRCGICMGACPERIISFKNYSVPMIGNLIKAIEVPDEDEEKPRILIFACENDAYPALDMAGINRLNYNAWVRVIPLRCLGSLSLVWIADSMSQGIDGIFLLGCKHGDDYQCHFIKGSELAEIRLSKVSETLNRLDLDSERVRMDQVSITDYDKIPAMLDDFAEKLNELGPNPYKGF, translated from the coding sequence ATGGATAAAAAAACAGGTGTTTATATCTGCACTGGCTGTAGTATCGGAGAATCCTTGAAAGTAGAGAGCCTGTCCAAGGTTGCCACCAAGGAAGGCAAGGTTCCGGTTTGTAAAACACACCCCTTTCTCTGCGGAGCAGAAGGGGTTGCACTAATAAAGAATGACATTGAGAGTGAGGGCGTCAATACTGTTCTTATAGCTGCTTGCTCACCACGTGTTAATTACGATGTTTTTGAATTTGACAGCTCAGTTATTATGGAAAGGGTCAATATCAGAGAGCAGGTCATCTGGAGTCAACCGGCTAATGATGAGGATACTCAGATGATGGCTGAGGATTATTTGAGAATGGGCCTTGCTAAAGTGAAACATATCGATGTGCCTGAACCTTACCAAGGTGTGGATATGGTCAAAACCCTGCTGGTAGTCGGCGGAGGTTTGACAGGTATGAGCGCAGCACTCGAAGCCGCAAAAGCAGGGTACAAAGCAGTTTTAGTTGAGAAAAGCCCAGTTCTTGGCGGCTGGATGAACGGCTTGTTTAAGCAGGCTCCTCGGAAAGTACCTTTTACAACTCCTGAAGAGGTTGATATCGCTGAGTGGATTAAACAGGTTGAAGCTCATCCGGACATTACAGTATACACTAGCGCTGAAATGTTAGAAATTGCTGGTTCACCAGGTATGTTCGATGCATCGATCAGTCATAATGGCGCTACAGTGAAGGAAAGAGTCGGTTCTGTGGTTCTGGCTACAGGTGCTGTCCCTTATGATCCGACAAAATTAGACTATCTTGGCTATGGTAAATATGAAAATGTTATTACTTCACAACAAATGGAAGAACTGGCTTCTAAGGGCAAAATTGTTCGCCCGGACGGAAAAGAAGTACAGAGTATTGCCTTTATCCAATGCGCTGGCTCACGGGATCCCGAACATTTACCCTATTGCTCGGCAACTTGTTGTGTAGAGTCCTTAAAACAGGCGTCTTATCTTAAGGAGCAAAATCCGGAAGCTAACGTATTTATTTTCTACAAAGATATGCGGGCAGCCGGTCAGTACGAGCGTCTCTATCAACAAGTGCAAAAAGATGGAGGTATCTTCGTTCGAGGAGAAATTAATGGAATTACCGAAGATGGGGATAAGAACCTTCTCATCGAAGCAACAGATGTTCTATCCGGAGCAACGATTGCGACTGAAGGCGTAGATATGGTGGTCTTGGCCAATGGTATGGTTCCCACGACAGCATTTGGTGAGGATATAGCTGCTAAGGCTGATGCAGAAGAAGATGCTAAAGAAGAAGATGGTCCGAAGCCGGAAATTATCCGCAAGTCCAATCTTCTGAATCTTGCCTATCGTCAAGGTCCGGAGATGCCTACATTAAAATATGGTTATGCAGATTCCCATTTTATCTGCTTCCCTTATGAAACTCGCCGTACAGGAATTTATGCAGCTGGCAGCGTCAGAGCTCCGATGGATGAGTTATCCTCCGTTGAAGATGCTGCCGGAGCAGCATTAAAGGCTATTCAATGTATGGAATCAAGCGCCAAAGGTGTGGCTGTACATCCTCGTGTAGGGGATATGTCTTTCCCGGACTTCGCAATGTCAAGATGTACCCAATGCAAACGCTGTACAGTGGAATGTCCCTTCGGTGCGATTAACGAAGATGATAAATTCAATCCGTTGCCAAATCCTACACGTTGCCGCAGATGTGGAATCTGCATGGGAGCTTGTCCGGAACGGATTATTTCATTTAAGAACTACTCGGTACCTATGATCGGTAACCTTATTAAAGCAATCGAAGTCCCTGATGAAGATGAAGAAAAACCAAGAATCCTCATCTTCGCTTGTGAAAATGATGCTTACCCAGCTTTGGATATGGCTGGTATTAATCGGCTGAATTATAACGCTTGGGTTCGCGTTATCCCGCTAAGATGCCTTGGCTCATTAAGCTTGGTCTGGATTGCTGATTCAATGTCCCAAGGAATTGATGGGATCTTCCTATTAGGCTGCAAGCATGGTGATGATTATCAATGCCACTTCATTAAAGGTAGTGAGTTGGCTGAAATCAGGTTATCAAAAGTGTCAGAGACCTTAAACAGGTTGGATCTGGACTCTGAACGTGTGCGGATGGATCAAGTCTCCATTACGGATTATGACAAGATACCTGCTATGTTAGATGACTTCGCTGAGAAACTGAATGAACTGGGCCCCAACCCCTACAAAGGGTTCTAA
- a CDS encoding AAA family ATPase, with protein sequence MMLTSPLDLAKELEDEGYLIDQEAATTLFLALALEKPCLIEGPAGVGKTQLALALARAEKRRLIRLQCYEGLDISKALYDWNYAKQLLRLQLAKTEDWDEIKFDLFSEEFLLSRPLLEAILSPEPVLLLIDELDKSDEEFESFLLELLAEQQVSIPELGTLTSKTKPVVILTSNNSRDFSDALRRRCIHIYLSYPSLEREISILSSHAPELAEGLIKDVCEFVAKVRKLPLQKLPSVSETIDFARSLSALHKEQLNYGDLMGTLSVLLKYPKDVAKLEERLKKWESETLNRR encoded by the coding sequence ATGATGCTGACATCTCCCTTAGATTTAGCTAAAGAACTTGAGGATGAAGGCTATCTTATAGATCAAGAGGCAGCAACCACCTTGTTCCTTGCCTTGGCCTTAGAAAAACCTTGTCTCATTGAAGGACCGGCCGGAGTAGGCAAGACACAATTGGCCTTAGCACTGGCACGAGCGGAAAAGCGGCGATTGATAAGGTTGCAGTGTTATGAAGGTCTTGATATAAGTAAGGCCCTATATGATTGGAATTATGCTAAACAGCTTTTGCGCTTGCAGCTTGCTAAAACGGAAGACTGGGATGAGATAAAATTTGATCTTTTTTCAGAAGAGTTTCTGCTTTCCCGGCCCCTTTTGGAAGCAATCCTCTCTCCCGAACCGGTTCTGTTACTCATTGATGAATTAGATAAGAGTGACGAAGAGTTTGAGAGCTTTCTCCTGGAGTTACTTGCTGAACAACAGGTTTCAATTCCTGAATTGGGGACCTTAACTTCAAAAACAAAACCTGTCGTCATCTTAACCAGTAACAATTCCCGGGACTTTAGTGATGCACTAAGACGGCGCTGTATCCATATCTATTTGTCGTACCCATCTCTGGAACGGGAAATATCCATTCTTAGTTCCCACGCGCCTGAGCTTGCGGAAGGATTGATTAAGGATGTTTGTGAGTTTGTTGCCAAGGTAAGGAAATTACCTTTGCAAAAGCTTCCCAGTGTTTCTGAAACCATTGACTTCGCCCGCTCCTTAAGCGCTCTGCATAAAGAGCAATTGAACTATGGAGATCTGATGGGAACCCTCAGCGTATTGCTGAAATATCCAAAGGATGTTGCTAAACTAGAGGAGCGTCTGAAAAAATGGGAGAGCGAAACACTAAATAGACGTTAA